From the Planctomycetia bacterium genome, the window CAGTGATTCCGGCCGTCGGTGCTCCCTTGGGTACCTATATTGGGCGTACGTCCGAATTCTCCCATCGCGATCACAAGCACATCATCCAACAATCCCCGTTCGTCGAGATCGGCGACGAGCGTCGTGATGAGATGATCGAAGAGCGGCAGCAGCGGACCGAGGCCGTTCTTGATGCCGCCGTAGGGAGGAATGTTGTCGCCGTGAGTGTCCCATGTGCCGGATGCGGAGTGGTAGCTCAAGTCAAGCGTGACGAAGGCCGTACCGGCCTCAACCAGCCGCCGCGCGATGAGCGCTTGGCGACACCACAAATGCTTCCCGTAGCGGTCGCGAACGGCCTGCGGCTCGCGTTCGACGTCGAATGCGTTGCGAGCTCGTTCGCCCAACAGCATATCGACCGCCTGCCGCTGATAAACATCGAGCGCCTGCATCGAGCCGGATTGATCAAGCCCAGCGCGCATCCGGTCGAATCGTTGCAGTAGCGCGCGGCGATCGTGCAAACGATCGACGGAGAGACCCGTCGGCAATTGAAATAAGTCGCCGCCGGTCACGTCGCCCGTGTCGACGCCGACGTTCGAGTACACCGGCAGCTTCGTCGCTTGCCCGCAGAGAAACGGATCGTACTGCTTACCGAGGTATCCGGCGAATGCCAAGTGCGAGCGCGATTTCATAAACGCCGCATAGGGCGGCATCGACGGATGATTGGCCCCGTGATGCTTCGCGATCACCGACGCCAAGGCGGGATAGTGCTCCGCTTCGGGATTGGTGCGGGCCTCGGCGGTGAGGTTCGCCGTTTGAAAGACTTTGTTAGGTTCGTGATTGCTGTGTCGCGCATCGACGGAGCGGATGATCGTGAACTTGTCGAGCATCGCGGCCTGCTTCGGCAAGTGCTCGCAGATCACGACACCGGGGAGTTTGGTTTGCGTCACGCCGAACGGTCCGCGGTTGTTCTCCGGCCGACCGGGCTTCGGATCCCAGGTGTCGATCTGGCTCGGACCGCCGGCCATCCACAGCAGAATCACGCTCTTGGGAGCACGCGTTTTTCGCCCGGCGGTCGCAGCTTCGGCGCGCGCTTGGAGCAATGTG encodes:
- a CDS encoding DUF1501 domain-containing protein, which translates into the protein MSSDFRSHPCRRAAHAAHAFVDFQGTTREGLTVVDRRGMLKTGAAGIAGLSLPTLLQARAEAATAGRKTRAPKSVILLWMAGGPSQIDTWDPKPGRPENNRGPFGVTQTKLPGVVICEHLPKQAAMLDKFTIIRSVDARHSNHEPNKVFQTANLTAEARTNPEAEHYPALASVIAKHHGANHPSMPPYAAFMKSRSHLAFAGYLGKQYDPFLCGQATKLPVYSNVGVDTGDVTGGDLFQLPTGLSVDRLHDRRALLQRFDRMRAGLDQSGSMQALDVYQRQAVDMLLGERARNAFDVEREPQAVRDRYGKHLWCRQALIARRLVEAGTAFVTLDLSYHSASGTWDTHGDNIPPYGGIKNGLGPLLPLFDHLITTLVADLDERGLLDDVLVIAMGEFGRTPNIGTQGSTDGRNHWPVVMSMCLAGGGLRHGQVIGASSRDGGEIHERPVTPGDLAATLFRYFDVPQDVSYLDNRGRPRFILDQGGAPIRELIG